A portion of the Stigmatella aurantiaca DW4/3-1 genome contains these proteins:
- a CDS encoding response regulator transcription factor, producing the protein MDASQRTVLVVEDSPLFRKMVGEFLHALGIERVQEAANGRAAMEFLEAGRPDLVCLDLTLPDVSGYDLCEYIRGNKALATVPVLMISARGTLLDRAQAEEVGADGYLTKPFSQDEFNQQVLSMLARNVKALPGGGKNDART; encoded by the coding sequence ATGGACGCCTCGCAACGAACGGTCCTGGTGGTCGAGGACTCTCCCCTGTTCCGCAAGATGGTGGGGGAGTTCCTGCACGCCCTGGGCATCGAGCGCGTTCAGGAAGCGGCCAATGGCCGTGCGGCGATGGAGTTCCTGGAGGCGGGCCGGCCGGACCTGGTGTGCCTGGATCTGACCTTGCCGGACGTGTCGGGTTACGACTTGTGCGAATACATCCGGGGCAACAAAGCGTTGGCGACGGTGCCAGTACTCATGATCAGCGCGAGAGGCACCCTATTGGACCGGGCACAGGCGGAGGAAGTGGGCGCTGACGGCTACCTGACCAAGCCCTTCTCACAAGACGAGTTTAACCAGCAAGTCCTGTCCATGCTGGCGAGAAACGTGAAGGCACTTCCGGGTGGAGGGAAGAACGATGCCCGCACCTGA
- a CDS encoding polysaccharide biosynthesis/export family protein, whose amino-acid sequence MSRSNLSALLFLRGPLLAVLLLVLGGCYRPGRFIWVDDYRAPPSLQDEGYIIRRGDLLNINVWNQRELSADTLVREDGRITLALLNDVDAAGVTPPVLARRLEELFKPLVNNPVVSVRISRPEPLKVAVLGEVKSPGMKELAPESGVLHALAQAGGFTDYAQLDGIYVLRQQAESPLPVRIRFDYEAISRTRGRGASFLLRTGDVVVVE is encoded by the coding sequence ATGAGCCGTTCGAATCTCTCCGCGCTGCTGTTCCTTCGAGGCCCCCTGCTGGCCGTGTTGCTGCTGGTGCTGGGCGGCTGCTACCGGCCGGGCCGCTTCATCTGGGTGGATGACTACCGCGCGCCCCCTTCGCTCCAAGACGAGGGCTACATCATCCGCCGAGGGGACCTGCTGAACATCAACGTCTGGAACCAGCGCGAGCTGTCCGCGGACACGCTCGTGCGGGAGGACGGCCGCATCACCCTGGCGCTGCTCAACGACGTGGACGCGGCGGGAGTCACCCCGCCGGTGCTGGCGCGCCGGCTGGAGGAGCTGTTCAAGCCCCTGGTGAACAACCCGGTCGTCTCGGTGCGAATCTCCCGGCCCGAGCCGCTCAAGGTGGCCGTGCTGGGCGAGGTGAAGAGCCCTGGCATGAAGGAACTCGCCCCGGAGTCCGGCGTGCTGCACGCGCTGGCGCAGGCGGGCGGCTTCACGGACTACGCCCAGCTCGATGGCATCTACGTGCTGCGGCAGCAGGCGGAGTCCCCGCTGCCGGTCCGCATCCGCTTCGACTACGAGGCCATCTCCCGGACCCGCGGCCGGGGCGCTTCGTTTCTGCTGCGCACCGGCGACGTGGTGGTGGTGGAATAG
- a CDS encoding flippase produces MSTQPPDPSAAALRPSSPAPLDVTASVRNALKLGGSLMVTYGIALAVRLLLPRVLGPEAFGQFNWASEGFTAVFFVLVGLGLEVYIRKEVALRPEHASEFFGGTLLLQVGLAAGLLGAMQALMAAEGKPAPLRLLVLLLGVYQLFFRCNGTLAAVLHARERVDGLSVANIATKCVWGGGQLVVLALGLPLPWLGVPILASEVLRAAVLFRLSRRHVGLQFQVNARGTREALVGALPFFLNEAALAANGPMGIFLLGLLTNTTEVGWYGAGWNLAGMTLMAAPVLTWVLLPLLSRASSQSPEELTRITRRTLEAVLAFSIPLTLAMALGADVWIGWVYGEAFAPAAAVLRLQAPILALTYVAMVCASVLTVTGQGWRVTRTSVVSMVLNATLNLTLARPFLAWFGPVGGACASALALFTCEAVVVFLLVRAVGHRAFDRQSLTRLGKTLASCAAVVGVHLALAGLGAPRLAVGAGLYLLLVFATGAVRLDELRGLMRLVRRRGAPVPSSPA; encoded by the coding sequence ATGTCCACGCAGCCCCCTGATCCGAGCGCCGCAGCGCTTCGCCCGTCCTCGCCAGCCCCGCTGGATGTGACGGCGTCGGTGCGCAACGCCCTCAAGCTGGGCGGCTCGCTGATGGTGACGTACGGCATCGCGCTGGCGGTGCGGCTCTTGCTGCCCCGGGTGCTGGGGCCGGAGGCCTTTGGCCAGTTCAACTGGGCCTCCGAGGGCTTCACCGCGGTCTTCTTCGTGCTCGTGGGGTTGGGGTTGGAGGTCTACATCCGCAAGGAGGTGGCCCTCCGGCCGGAGCACGCCAGCGAGTTCTTCGGCGGCACGCTGCTGCTCCAGGTGGGGCTGGCGGCCGGGCTGCTGGGGGCGATGCAGGCGCTGATGGCGGCCGAGGGCAAGCCGGCACCCTTGCGGCTGCTGGTGCTGCTGCTGGGCGTCTACCAGCTCTTCTTCCGGTGCAACGGGACGCTGGCGGCGGTGCTGCACGCGCGCGAGCGGGTGGATGGGCTCTCGGTGGCGAACATCGCCACCAAGTGCGTGTGGGGCGGCGGGCAGCTGGTGGTGTTGGCGCTGGGCCTGCCGCTGCCGTGGCTGGGCGTGCCCATCCTCGCCTCGGAGGTGCTGCGGGCCGCGGTGCTCTTCCGCCTGTCCCGCCGGCACGTGGGGCTCCAGTTCCAGGTGAACGCGCGCGGCACCCGGGAGGCGCTGGTGGGCGCGCTGCCCTTCTTCCTCAACGAGGCGGCGCTGGCGGCCAATGGCCCCATGGGCATCTTCCTCCTGGGCCTGCTCACCAACACCACCGAGGTGGGGTGGTACGGCGCCGGGTGGAACCTGGCGGGCATGACGCTGATGGCGGCGCCGGTGCTCACCTGGGTGTTGTTGCCGCTCCTGTCGCGCGCCTCGTCCCAGTCGCCCGAGGAGCTCACCCGCATCACCCGCCGCACGCTGGAGGCCGTGCTCGCCTTCTCCATTCCCCTCACGCTCGCCATGGCGCTGGGGGCGGACGTGTGGATTGGCTGGGTGTACGGCGAGGCCTTCGCGCCCGCGGCGGCGGTGCTGCGGTTGCAGGCCCCCATCCTCGCGCTCACCTACGTGGCCATGGTGTGCGCCAGCGTGCTGACGGTGACGGGGCAGGGCTGGCGGGTGACGCGCACCTCGGTGGTGTCCATGGTACTCAACGCCACGCTCAACCTGACGCTGGCGCGCCCCTTTCTCGCCTGGTTCGGCCCGGTGGGCGGCGCGTGCGCCTCGGCGCTGGCGCTGTTCACCTGCGAGGCGGTGGTGGTCTTCCTGCTGGTGCGCGCGGTGGGCCACCGGGCCTTTGACCGGCAGAGCCTCACCCGGCTGGGCAAGACGCTGGCCAGCTGTGCCGCGGTGGTGGGCGTGCACCTGGCGCTCGCGGGGCTCGGCGCCCCGCGGCTGGCCGTGGGCGCTGGGCTGTATCTCTTGCTGGTGTTTGCCACGGGGGCGGTGCGACTGGATGAACTGCGAGGTTTGATGCGCCTGGTGCGCCGCCGGGGCGCCCCCGTTCCCTCCTCCCCCGCGTGA
- the epsZ gene encoding exopolysaccharide biosynthesis polyisoprenyl-phosphate hexose-1-phosphate transferase EpsZ yields MQTASVPKESAETSAPSREPNKPAIVAEAPRVFAAPMRATKPVKGRLAPGFAAKLNLLADLAWVVVALLGSTLLAGHSLQLANLDFWLLLGVAGLGWVLVGTTLCLYDARFSDRAPLDDLALTSITVVVITGVLYLERLLIAGGMPVVALTFFPLMLWTGVVTLRHLVFRRLAVREEPLDEALILGIGAMGRLTGEHLAEHGRRRVCGYLAFNNEVQGANSPQNVLGKVEQLEEVLARVPVDVVYISGNVQKHATEMQASIKLCERFGVPFALPAHPFRMDRARPEHGHAVADGYLHFVTHAPQPHQMAIKRLFDITSSSAALLALSPLLLTVALLIKITSRGPVLFKQKRVGLHGKPFSMLKFRSMVVNAEELKARLEAMNEQSGPVFKIKNDPRITRVGRFIRKYSIDELPQLLNVLRGEMSVVGPRPPLPNEVAKYAAWQRRRLSVRPGLTCIWQVSGRNQISFEEWMYLDMQYIDHWTLRTDLDLILKTVPVVLTGNGAS; encoded by the coding sequence ATGCAGACCGCATCGGTCCCGAAAGAAAGCGCCGAGACCTCGGCGCCGTCGCGCGAGCCCAATAAGCCTGCCATCGTGGCCGAGGCCCCGCGCGTGTTCGCCGCGCCGATGCGGGCCACCAAACCCGTCAAGGGGCGTCTGGCGCCCGGCTTCGCCGCGAAACTGAACCTCCTGGCCGATCTGGCGTGGGTGGTGGTGGCCCTGCTGGGCTCCACCCTGCTGGCGGGGCACTCGCTGCAACTGGCCAACCTGGACTTCTGGTTGCTCTTGGGCGTGGCGGGCCTGGGCTGGGTGCTGGTGGGCACCACCCTGTGCCTGTACGACGCGCGCTTCTCGGATCGGGCCCCGCTGGATGACCTGGCGCTCACCTCCATCACGGTGGTGGTGATTACGGGGGTGCTCTACCTGGAGCGGTTGCTGATCGCCGGGGGCATGCCGGTGGTGGCGCTGACCTTCTTCCCGCTGATGCTGTGGACGGGCGTGGTGACGCTGCGCCACCTGGTGTTCCGCCGCCTGGCGGTGCGCGAGGAGCCGCTGGACGAGGCGCTCATCCTGGGCATTGGCGCCATGGGGCGGCTCACCGGGGAGCACCTGGCGGAGCACGGCCGGCGCCGGGTGTGCGGCTACCTGGCCTTCAACAACGAGGTGCAGGGCGCCAACTCGCCCCAGAACGTGCTGGGCAAGGTGGAGCAGTTGGAAGAGGTGCTCGCCCGGGTTCCGGTGGATGTCGTCTACATCTCCGGCAACGTGCAGAAGCACGCCACCGAGATGCAGGCGTCCATCAAGCTGTGTGAGCGGTTTGGTGTTCCGTTCGCGCTGCCGGCCCACCCGTTCCGCATGGATCGGGCGCGCCCCGAGCACGGCCACGCGGTGGCCGATGGCTACTTGCACTTCGTCACGCACGCGCCCCAGCCGCATCAGATGGCCATCAAGCGCCTGTTCGACATCACCTCGTCCTCGGCGGCGCTGCTGGCGCTCTCGCCGCTGCTCCTGACGGTGGCGCTGCTCATCAAGATCACCTCGCGCGGCCCCGTCCTGTTCAAGCAGAAGCGCGTGGGACTGCACGGCAAGCCCTTCAGCATGCTGAAGTTCCGCTCCATGGTGGTCAACGCCGAGGAGCTCAAGGCGCGCCTGGAGGCGATGAACGAGCAGAGCGGCCCGGTGTTCAAGATCAAGAATGATCCGCGCATCACCCGCGTGGGGCGCTTCATCCGCAAGTACTCCATCGACGAGCTGCCCCAGTTGCTCAACGTGCTGCGCGGGGAGATGAGCGTGGTGGGGCCGCGGCCGCCCCTGCCCAACGAGGTGGCCAAGTACGCCGCCTGGCAGCGCCGCCGGTTGTCGGTGCGGCCTGGGCTCACGTGCATCTGGCAGGTGTCGGGGCGCAACCAGATCTCCTTCGAGGAGTGGATGTACCTGGACATGCAGTACATCGATCACTGGACCCTGCGCACGGACCTGGACCTCATCCTGAAGACGGTGCCCGTGGTGCTCACCGGCAACGGGGCCAGCTAG
- a CDS encoding glycosyltransferase family 4 protein, with translation MPQDSAFIAVGEPARHVSGALEKKIPRGEFVEMSQGPFSQVLSMAQQGLNPASNVDCARFALSAWRATRERQNILLGEEFPGIQFLAWDALLGRRKRRIVMLLHNVASRKRLLALAKVGLARRVEHFLCLSEHSKHVLVEQYGIPRERITVIYSRVDTAFFQPQPAQPTQRKVCSAGAVNRDYGTLIEAAVGLDAEVKIAADTAWRYSVAGKEEPGQRALPPNVEMRSWGNYLHLRQLYAESRAVVVPLARPIISGITVVLEGMAMGKPVILTRNPYVEGFVEDGVTGFLVDPAQPAQLRDRIQWVLDHPAQAEAMGRRAREKAEREFSVERYVERILSPFADASAPPHR, from the coding sequence ATGCCGCAAGACTCCGCATTCATCGCCGTGGGGGAGCCGGCCCGCCACGTCAGTGGCGCGCTGGAGAAGAAGATCCCCCGGGGTGAGTTCGTCGAGATGAGCCAGGGGCCGTTCTCCCAGGTGCTCTCCATGGCCCAGCAGGGGCTGAACCCCGCCTCCAACGTGGACTGCGCAAGGTTTGCCCTGTCCGCCTGGCGCGCGACGCGCGAGCGCCAGAACATCCTGCTGGGCGAGGAGTTTCCCGGCATCCAGTTCCTGGCGTGGGATGCGCTGCTCGGCCGCCGCAAGCGCCGCATCGTCATGCTCCTGCACAACGTGGCGAGCCGGAAGCGGCTGCTGGCGCTGGCCAAGGTGGGGCTGGCCCGGCGGGTCGAGCACTTCCTGTGCTTGTCCGAGCACAGCAAGCACGTGCTGGTGGAGCAATACGGCATCCCCCGCGAGCGCATCACCGTCATCTACTCGCGGGTGGACACCGCCTTCTTCCAGCCCCAGCCGGCGCAGCCCACCCAGCGCAAGGTGTGCTCCGCGGGCGCGGTGAACCGCGACTACGGCACCCTCATCGAGGCGGCCGTGGGGCTGGACGCGGAGGTGAAGATCGCCGCGGACACCGCGTGGCGCTACTCGGTCGCGGGCAAGGAGGAGCCGGGGCAGAGGGCGCTGCCGCCCAACGTGGAGATGCGCTCCTGGGGCAACTACCTCCACCTGCGCCAGCTCTACGCCGAGTCGCGCGCGGTGGTGGTGCCGCTGGCCCGGCCCATCATCAGCGGCATCACCGTGGTGCTGGAGGGCATGGCCATGGGCAAGCCCGTCATCCTCACGCGCAACCCCTATGTGGAGGGCTTCGTCGAGGACGGGGTGACGGGCTTCCTGGTGGACCCGGCCCAGCCGGCCCAACTGCGCGATCGCATTCAGTGGGTGCTGGACCATCCGGCTCAAGCCGAGGCCATGGGGCGCCGGGCCCGCGAGAAGGCCGAGCGGGAGTTCTCCGTGGAGCGGTACGTGGAGCGCATCCTCAGTCCGTTTGCCGACGCGTCCGCCCCACCACACAGGTGA
- a CDS encoding response regulator, with the protein MEINQRAPRRRHGFASRQASSAGIAPPRGRSSLPRRTVQDIASSGGISVLVIDDEPDMRELISLSLPSAEFEVVLAEGGRAAVALLATRRFDVAVTDLKSLDSTGMETVTVLRQMDPDMEVIVATSYVSPETARACMKYGAYDYIRKPYEIEELRHVLLRAVEKRRLRSLVPLYEVSCALLSLRTRAEVLAHLGELALDLVPHQAFRLMLPDPETGVLGICSSPDGLDLPVEALRELGQRAIQRQEPVSVTHAARDWPFSPVARLGAAMAYPLQVGTAPAGSLILLRGIAQPAFSVSELQRGSLFSAQLALALETARLNSEMDARVKDMVSARGEMVKAEKLATAGKLAAGLTHELSNPLAFTKASLQALTGYSRNVKTLSATTRDVAHELASRGEPRLMELARRLLAVTGSEAQAAIQDSADAAEDAVDGIRRVEGLLSELRTLSGDCPVAPAEHLDVTPLLCTWQEKGQLARPIRVEAPNAVFAHVGRQELESSLMRLVTFLCDIPLERPGASQEAVVLRADYDKNRPVIWLEDPLLVLTEERRSDIFDARIQEDSHGGRTMRLNLSLALAYQVLRRMGADLAVLPAASGGSVFRLLLPASPPAGG; encoded by the coding sequence ATGGAGATAAACCAGAGGGCTCCTCGGCGCAGACACGGCTTCGCTTCCCGGCAGGCCAGCTCCGCGGGCATCGCGCCGCCGCGGGGCAGGTCCTCTCTGCCGCGCCGCACCGTGCAGGACATCGCCTCCTCGGGAGGCATCTCGGTGCTCGTCATCGATGATGAGCCCGACATGCGCGAGCTCATCTCCCTGTCGCTGCCCTCCGCCGAGTTCGAGGTGGTGCTGGCCGAGGGAGGACGGGCCGCGGTGGCGCTGCTGGCCACCCGCCGCTTCGACGTGGCCGTCACGGACCTCAAGTCCCTGGACTCCACCGGCATGGAGACCGTCACGGTGCTCCGGCAGATGGATCCGGACATGGAGGTCATCGTCGCCACCAGCTATGTGAGCCCGGAGACGGCGCGGGCCTGCATGAAGTACGGCGCGTACGATTACATTCGCAAGCCTTACGAAATCGAGGAGCTGCGGCACGTGCTGCTGCGCGCCGTGGAGAAGCGGCGCCTGCGCTCGCTGGTGCCGCTCTATGAGGTGAGCTGCGCGCTGCTGTCGCTGCGCACCCGGGCCGAGGTGCTGGCGCACTTGGGCGAGCTGGCGTTGGACCTCGTGCCGCACCAGGCCTTCCGGTTGATGTTGCCGGATCCGGAGACGGGCGTGCTCGGCATCTGCTCCTCGCCGGATGGGCTGGATCTTCCGGTGGAGGCCCTGCGCGAGCTGGGGCAGCGGGCCATTCAGCGCCAAGAGCCCGTCAGCGTGACGCACGCGGCGAGGGACTGGCCGTTTTCGCCCGTGGCCCGCCTGGGCGCGGCGATGGCGTACCCGCTGCAAGTGGGCACTGCCCCCGCGGGCAGCCTCATCCTCCTCAGGGGAATCGCCCAGCCGGCGTTCTCGGTCTCCGAGCTCCAGCGCGGCAGCCTCTTCTCGGCCCAACTGGCGCTGGCGCTGGAGACGGCGCGGCTCAACAGCGAGATGGACGCGCGGGTGAAGGACATGGTGTCCGCCCGGGGCGAGATGGTGAAGGCGGAGAAGCTGGCCACGGCGGGCAAGCTCGCCGCTGGGCTCACCCACGAGTTGAGCAACCCGCTGGCGTTCACCAAGGCGAGCCTTCAGGCGCTGACGGGCTACTCGCGGAACGTGAAGACGCTGTCGGCGACGACGCGTGACGTGGCGCACGAGTTGGCCTCGCGCGGCGAGCCGCGGCTGATGGAGCTGGCCCGGCGGCTGCTCGCGGTGACGGGCTCCGAGGCGCAGGCGGCCATTCAGGACTCGGCGGACGCGGCGGAGGATGCCGTGGACGGCATCCGGCGCGTGGAAGGGTTGCTCTCCGAGCTGCGCACGCTGTCGGGAGACTGTCCGGTGGCGCCGGCCGAGCATCTGGATGTCACGCCGCTGCTCTGCACGTGGCAGGAGAAGGGGCAGCTGGCCCGGCCCATCCGCGTGGAGGCGCCCAACGCCGTCTTCGCGCACGTGGGGCGCCAGGAGCTCGAGAGCAGCCTGATGCGCCTGGTGACGTTCCTGTGTGACATCCCCCTGGAGCGGCCGGGGGCTTCGCAGGAGGCGGTGGTCCTGCGCGCCGACTACGACAAGAACCGGCCCGTCATCTGGCTGGAGGACCCCTTGCTGGTGCTGACCGAGGAGCGGCGCTCGGACATCTTCGATGCGCGCATCCAAGAGGACTCGCATGGGGGCCGCACCATGCGGCTGAACCTGAGCCTGGCGCTGGCGTACCAGGTGCTTCGCCGCATGGGCGCGGATCTGGCCGTGTTGCCCGCGGCCTCGGGGGGCAGCGTCTTCCGGTTGCTGCTGCCCGCCTCGCCCCCGGCCGGCGGTTGA
- the nudC gene encoding NAD(+) diphosphatase, which translates to MNPSRFIPGHVPPSRSRDEALIFAAQGLELLIAERDGTVSIPSGAALPALAGGAHFLGTLDGQDCYAVAYPKGQEPPAGMKLVTARGLFMALDEVLLSVAGRALAIAEWDSTHRFCGRCGQSTTLVPGERARRCTACNTPYYPRISPAVIVLITQGERMLLARASSFPDAFFSTLAGFVEPGESLEDTVLREVKEEVGVDLKNLRYFGSQPWPFGRSLMVGFTAEYAGGALTVDGTEILEAHWYTIDDLPRIPPRLSIARRLIDAFIAQVKADRQASQA; encoded by the coding sequence GTGAATCCCTCCCGTTTCATTCCAGGCCATGTTCCCCCCTCCCGGTCCCGGGACGAGGCATTGATCTTCGCCGCGCAGGGGCTCGAATTGCTCATCGCGGAGCGCGACGGCACCGTCTCCATCCCCTCGGGGGCCGCGCTGCCCGCCCTCGCCGGAGGCGCCCACTTCCTGGGCACCCTCGATGGCCAGGACTGTTACGCGGTGGCCTATCCGAAGGGACAGGAGCCCCCCGCGGGCATGAAGCTGGTGACCGCCCGGGGCCTGTTCATGGCGCTCGACGAGGTGCTGCTCTCCGTGGCCGGCCGGGCCCTGGCCATCGCGGAGTGGGATTCGACCCACCGCTTCTGCGGCCGGTGTGGCCAGTCCACGACCCTGGTTCCCGGGGAGCGGGCGCGCCGCTGCACCGCCTGCAATACGCCGTACTACCCGCGCATCTCGCCGGCCGTCATCGTGCTCATCACCCAGGGGGAGCGCATGCTCCTGGCGCGCGCCTCCAGCTTCCCTGACGCCTTCTTCAGCACGCTGGCCGGCTTCGTCGAGCCGGGCGAGTCCCTGGAGGACACCGTGCTGCGCGAGGTGAAGGAAGAGGTCGGCGTAGACCTGAAAAACCTGCGTTACTTCGGCAGTCAGCCGTGGCCCTTCGGGCGCTCGCTCATGGTGGGCTTCACCGCCGAGTACGCGGGGGGAGCGCTGACCGTGGACGGAACGGAAATCCTCGAAGCCCATTGGTACACCATCGATGACTTGCCGCGCATACCGCCCCGGCTGAGCATTGCCCGGCGTCTCATCGACGCGTTCATTGCCCAGGTCAAAGCAGACAGGCAAGCAAGCCAGGCTTAA
- a CDS encoding radical SAM protein encodes MLASRPRIEPHRSPTIDSVMVKEIYLSVQGESSHAGLLCAFVRLTGCHLRCTYCDSEFAFRGGTRMPNAQVVEQVKALRTPMVEITGGEPLLQPGVYPLMEALLAEGLTVLLETSGAIDVRLVPPAVHKIVDMKTPSSGESDRNDVRNFSSMNARDEMKFVIGSREDYEWSKALIAEHGLATKPFAMLFSTVFDKLHPRELAEWVIADRLPVRFQLQMHKYVWEPEARGV; translated from the coding sequence ATGCTCGCGTCACGTCCTCGCATCGAGCCTCACCGCAGCCCGACCATCGACTCCGTGATGGTGAAGGAGATCTACCTGTCTGTCCAGGGCGAGTCCTCGCACGCGGGGTTGCTGTGCGCGTTCGTCCGCCTCACGGGCTGTCACTTGCGCTGTACGTATTGTGACAGCGAGTTCGCCTTCCGGGGCGGCACGCGGATGCCCAACGCGCAGGTGGTCGAGCAAGTGAAGGCCCTGCGCACCCCGATGGTGGAAATCACGGGCGGCGAGCCGTTGCTCCAGCCCGGCGTGTACCCGCTCATGGAGGCGCTGCTCGCCGAGGGGCTCACCGTGCTCCTGGAGACGAGCGGTGCCATCGACGTGCGGTTGGTGCCCCCCGCCGTGCACAAGATTGTCGACATGAAGACCCCCTCGTCGGGCGAGAGCGACCGCAACGACGTGCGCAACTTCAGCTCGATGAACGCGCGCGACGAGATGAAGTTCGTCATCGGCAGCCGCGAGGATTACGAGTGGAGCAAGGCGCTCATTGCCGAGCATGGGCTCGCCACCAAGCCCTTCGCGATGCTGTTCTCCACCGTCTTCGACAAGCTCCACCCCCGGGAGCTGGCCGAGTGGGTCATCGCGGACCGGCTGCCGGTGCGCTTCCAGCTCCAGATGCACAAGTACGTCTGGGAGCCAGAGGCCCGGGGCGTCTAG
- a CDS encoding ATP-binding protein — protein MGSIARVSESLSEGALAEKFRAAEQGVTQLRLLVVLVGSASYPWLDKTGHVPGLAYLLLGLGGLYALGLYLGNPLLRDRVVLPVTLTSTCDSLFVMGWLYATGGVYTHYHPLIVLNVVAVGLRFTPRVTVLCTLLMGVFYLLVLGAMGQLLEYPVLALLNAAQLFMAGLLGLICSRMVLEQLVAKFELQKRLRTEEKLARSEAALAEAQAIARMGSWTWEVSTDFHTWSSELYRILGHTPERVASHEALLESMHPEDRRPFWETLERALGGLPTLHGEFRLLQASGQVRWIHIWGKVARDEAGKAVRVSGTAQDITERKTLETRLAVADRMAALGTLAGGVAHEINNPLTFITSNLLYLEESLGPVAADQLPHIEEMRKAVFDAREGAHRVRTIVRELRTFSRVEDARRVPVDVHRGLDFAISMAAQELRPRARLVRDYGQIPAVLGDETRLGQVFLNLLVNAAQAIPEGNPGEHTVTVHTHLSESGQVQVEIRDTGSGMRPEVLARIFEPFFTTKPVGVGTGLGLSICHGIVAAHGGSISARSELGKGTVFTVLLPATDAPLAVPQKAVTPPRPVRARILIIDDEPMVSASLRRTLKDSYDVTALLGMEALHRLLGGEVFDVIVCDLAMPDITGMELYDRLRESRPELAARMIFLTGGAFTPRAGEFIAQAQYWLEKPVEVPALRNLLQQVIHETRRPTGEEGPGRAPPEGGS, from the coding sequence ATGGGTAGCATCGCACGGGTCTCAGAGTCATTGAGTGAGGGCGCGCTGGCGGAGAAGTTCCGCGCCGCGGAGCAAGGTGTGACACAGCTCCGGCTGCTGGTCGTGCTGGTGGGGTCGGCGAGCTACCCCTGGCTGGACAAGACTGGCCACGTGCCGGGGCTGGCGTACCTGCTGTTGGGCTTGGGGGGGCTGTATGCGCTTGGACTCTATCTGGGAAATCCGCTCTTGCGGGACCGCGTGGTGCTGCCGGTCACCCTGACGTCCACTTGTGATTCGCTCTTCGTGATGGGGTGGCTGTACGCGACGGGCGGGGTCTACACCCACTACCACCCCCTCATTGTCCTGAACGTTGTCGCGGTGGGGCTGCGGTTCACCCCTCGGGTGACAGTGCTCTGCACGTTGCTCATGGGCGTGTTTTACCTGCTGGTGCTCGGGGCGATGGGGCAGTTGCTGGAGTACCCGGTGCTGGCGCTGCTCAATGCCGCGCAGCTCTTCATGGCGGGGCTGCTCGGGCTGATCTGCTCCCGGATGGTGCTCGAGCAGCTGGTGGCCAAGTTCGAACTCCAGAAGCGGCTCCGCACGGAGGAGAAACTGGCGCGCAGCGAGGCGGCGCTCGCCGAGGCCCAGGCCATTGCCCGCATGGGAAGTTGGACCTGGGAGGTGTCCACGGACTTCCACACGTGGTCCTCCGAGCTCTACCGCATCCTGGGCCATACCCCGGAACGGGTGGCCAGCCATGAGGCCCTCCTCGAGAGCATGCACCCCGAGGACCGGCGGCCGTTTTGGGAGACGCTGGAGCGCGCCTTGGGGGGGCTGCCCACCCTCCACGGGGAGTTCCGCTTGCTCCAGGCGTCGGGACAGGTGCGCTGGATTCACATCTGGGGGAAGGTGGCGCGGGATGAGGCGGGGAAGGCGGTGCGGGTGAGTGGCACGGCCCAGGACATCACCGAGCGCAAGACCCTGGAGACGCGGCTGGCCGTCGCGGACCGCATGGCCGCGCTGGGGACGCTGGCGGGGGGCGTCGCCCATGAGATCAACAACCCGCTGACGTTCATCACCAGCAACCTGCTCTACCTGGAGGAATCCCTGGGGCCCGTGGCCGCGGATCAGCTCCCTCACATCGAGGAGATGCGCAAGGCGGTGTTCGATGCGCGGGAGGGGGCCCACCGCGTGCGCACCATCGTGAGGGAGCTCCGGACGTTCTCCCGCGTGGAGGACGCCCGGCGCGTGCCGGTCGACGTGCACCGGGGGCTGGACTTCGCCATCAGCATGGCGGCCCAGGAGCTGCGCCCCCGGGCCCGGCTGGTGAGGGACTATGGGCAAATCCCCGCCGTGCTGGGCGATGAGACGCGCCTGGGACAGGTTTTCCTGAACCTGTTGGTGAACGCCGCGCAGGCCATCCCCGAGGGGAATCCCGGGGAGCACACCGTCACCGTGCACACGCACCTGAGCGAGTCCGGCCAGGTCCAGGTGGAGATCCGCGACACCGGCTCGGGCATGAGGCCCGAGGTCCTCGCGCGCATCTTCGAGCCGTTCTTCACCACGAAGCCCGTGGGGGTGGGCACGGGATTGGGCCTGTCGATCTGCCACGGCATCGTGGCCGCGCACGGGGGGAGCATCTCGGCCCGGAGCGAGCTGGGCAAGGGGACGGTGTTCACGGTGCTGCTGCCGGCCACCGATGCGCCGCTGGCCGTGCCCCAGAAGGCCGTCACGCCCCCGCGCCCGGTGCGGGCGCGGATTCTGATCATCGATGACGAGCCGATGGTCTCCGCCTCGCTCCGGCGCACCCTCAAGGACAGCTACGACGTCACCGCCCTGCTGGGGATGGAGGCGTTGCACCGGCTGCTGGGGGGCGAGGTGTTCGACGTCATCGTCTGCGATCTGGCGATGCCGGACATCACCGGCATGGAGCTGTACGATCGGCTCCGGGAGTCGCGGCCGGAGCTGGCGGCGCGGATGATCTTCCTCACGGGAGGGGCGTTCACGCCTCGGGCCGGCGAGTTCATCGCCCAGGCCCAGTACTGGCTGGAGAAGCCGGTGGAAGTGCCCGCGCTGCGCAACCTCCTCCAGCAAGTCATCCACGAGACCCGGCGTCCCACGGGCGAAGAGGGCCCCGGCCGCGCCCCGCCGGAAGGCGGGTCCTGA